Proteins encoded in a region of the Bactrocera tryoni isolate S06 chromosome 4, CSIRO_BtryS06_freeze2, whole genome shotgun sequence genome:
- the LOC120775378 gene encoding cytochrome c oxidase subunit 4 isoform 1, mitochondrial-like: MQFSQHPLERLASRFGIRLTICRQTHSDQVMERIGKREIVGYGWNGSPCYHDRLDYPMPAVRFREPDPEICALREKETGDWRKLSIDEKKQLYRYSFRKTFAEMKAPTSDWKFSLGAALIAVSIGIWLSQSYAHGIYPEYPETFDEKRRSAQLKRMIALEVNPVTGLASKWDYEKDRWK; encoded by the coding sequence ATGCAGTTTTCACAGCATCCACTTGAACGTCTTGCGAGCCGATTTGGTATACGCTTAACAATATGTCGTCAAACTCATAGCGATCAAGTGATGGAACGCATTGGGAAGCGTGAAATTGTCGGCTACGGCTGGAATGGCTCGCCTTGCTATCATGACCGCTTAGATTATCCGATGCCAGCAGTGCGTTTCCGAGAACCTGACCCGGAGATATGTGCGTTGCGCGAGAAAGAAACCGGCGATTGGCGGAAGTTGTCCATAGACGAAAAGAAGCAACTTTATCGTTACAGCTTCCGTAAAACATTTGCGGAAATGAAGGCTCCTACTTCCGATTGGAAGTTTTCTCTAGGCGCAGCTTTGATTGCAGTTTCGATTGGTATATGGCTATCACAATCTTATGCTCATGGCATTTATCCAGAATATCCTGAAACATTCGATGAAAAACGTCGTAGTGCACAATTAAAGAGAATGATTGCGCTGGAGGTTAATCCCGTTACTGGATTAGCTTCCAAATGGGATTACGAAAAGGACCGCTGGAAGTAA